Proteins encoded within one genomic window of Prochlorococcus marinus str. MIT 9515:
- a CDS encoding uridine kinase: protein MIIIVSGPSGSGKTILSKLILKKLKDGIILSTDNYYKTGIRSKIFSKIIPYYFDRKLSFNNKLFKRDLDFILKNGFSNFSYKYNFERNSIKKIYKTTNNIRFIILEGIFVREIIKSLSKNFCIFIKLKTKKQTCINRVIKRDFKERGKSKNLAQKDVMKAWELFYKNKNENYSRNYLNKFIVKNKKDIKILLKKITKTIY from the coding sequence ATGATAATAATAGTTAGTGGTCCTTCAGGTAGTGGGAAGACAATACTTTCAAAATTAATTTTAAAAAAATTAAAAGATGGAATAATCTTAAGTACCGATAATTATTACAAAACAGGAATAAGAAGCAAAATATTTTCGAAAATTATTCCTTATTATTTTGATAGAAAATTAAGTTTCAACAATAAACTATTTAAAAGAGATCTAGATTTTATTTTAAAAAATGGATTTTCAAACTTCTCCTATAAATATAATTTCGAAAGAAATTCGATTAAAAAGATATATAAAACCACTAACAATATAAGATTCATCATACTTGAAGGAATTTTTGTAAGAGAAATAATCAAATCTCTCTCAAAAAATTTCTGTATTTTCATTAAATTAAAAACTAAAAAACAAACTTGTATTAATAGAGTAATTAAAAGAGATTTTAAGGAAAGGGGTAAAAGTAAAAATCTTGCGCAAAAAGATGTTATGAAAGCGTGGGAATTATTTTATAAAAATAAAAATGAAAATTATTCAAGAAATTACCTAAATAAATTTATTGTAAAAAATAAAAAAGACATAAAAATCTTACTAAAAAAAATAACTAAAACAATTTATTAA
- a CDS encoding NAD(P)-binding protein produces MQNQQLYDIAIIGGGISSSVFTSSHIKNGFSGKLAIIENGRNLGGRSSTRYSQINNGWELNHGSPNLNICNKKNNQLLKTFIQELLDEEIIQQDTSEFIELNEDYIPSKIDSDFHSGTNYIPRTSMSELAKNIISYNNLRNQVDYFFETLIFKLDFKDNRWILTSKNGYEINSKFLICSSNLILHKRSLDIMKISQTPLRKAIPIYKDKKLDKIINLLNQQNYIKRLTFMIYTNSYYDYKDDYKKKYRYFILNNVFEEKYKFERIIFQRQKNNKLGIVIHTRNNEFINEYFQNKNIKLFKKNLLLKFNQIFQNQPHINKIIDYQDISIMKWRASQPSGIGIPENLQVCESHNIAFCGDWIGNEGFGRMEGAILSALNLSHKINKLF; encoded by the coding sequence ATGCAAAATCAACAACTATACGATATTGCCATAATTGGAGGAGGGATTTCTTCATCGGTATTTACCTCTAGTCATATTAAAAATGGTTTTAGTGGAAAATTAGCAATAATTGAAAATGGACGAAATCTTGGAGGAAGATCTAGTACTAGATATAGTCAAATTAATAATGGCTGGGAGCTTAATCATGGTTCTCCAAATCTTAATATTTGCAATAAGAAAAATAATCAATTACTAAAAACTTTTATTCAAGAATTATTAGATGAAGAAATTATCCAGCAAGATACCTCGGAATTTATTGAATTGAATGAAGATTACATTCCTTCTAAAATAGATAGTGATTTTCATAGTGGGACAAATTATATCCCAAGAACTTCGATGTCTGAATTAGCAAAAAATATAATTTCTTATAATAATTTAAGAAATCAAGTTGATTATTTCTTTGAAACTTTAATATTCAAATTAGATTTTAAAGATAATAGATGGATTTTAACTTCAAAAAATGGATATGAAATAAACTCTAAATTTCTTATTTGTTCAAGCAATTTAATTTTACATAAAAGATCTTTAGATATTATGAAGATCAGTCAAACTCCTTTAAGGAAAGCTATACCAATATATAAAGATAAAAAATTAGATAAAATCATAAATCTCCTAAATCAACAAAATTACATTAAAAGGTTAACTTTTATGATATATACAAATTCTTATTATGATTATAAAGACGATTATAAAAAAAAATATAGATATTTTATATTAAACAATGTTTTTGAAGAAAAATATAAATTTGAAAGAATTATTTTTCAGAGACAAAAAAATAATAAATTAGGAATAGTAATTCATACAAGAAATAATGAATTTATAAATGAATATTTTCAAAATAAAAATATAAAGTTATTCAAAAAAAATTTATTATTAAAATTCAATCAAATATTTCAAAATCAGCCACATATAAACAAAATAATAGATTATCAGGATATTTCCATAATGAAATGGAGGGCTTCACAACCTTCGGGCATAGGTATTCCTGAAAACTTACAAGTTTGTGAAAGTCATAATATAGCTTTTTGTGGCGATTGGATTGGTAATGAGGGATTTGGAAGGATGGAGGGTGCGATTTTGAGCGCTTTGAATTTGTCTCACAAAATTAATAAATTGTTTTAG
- a CDS encoding peptidase E codes for MVNKNIVAIGGGGFGRSLGKLKIEKYITSLIKKDRPKICFIATASGDNDLYKLNFYRAFSKLNCITSHLDFFSRTENLEKKILSQDIIFVGGGNTKSMLAVWNEWGLNDILKIGYEKGIVMSGVSAGAICWFDKGITDSFSDKLEVIDCLGIVKGIACPHYDEEKEREPFVNEIIKSQRITSCICIEGNCALHIKNDFNYETINFGENKNCLKIFKKNDKLIRKIL; via the coding sequence ATGGTAAATAAAAATATTGTTGCAATTGGAGGCGGTGGTTTTGGTCGCTCTTTGGGGAAACTTAAGATAGAAAAATATATTACATCATTAATTAAAAAAGATAGGCCAAAAATTTGTTTTATTGCTACTGCATCTGGAGATAATGACTTATATAAATTAAATTTTTATAGGGCTTTTTCAAAATTAAATTGTATTACTAGTCATTTAGACTTCTTCTCTCGAACAGAAAACTTAGAAAAAAAAATCCTATCTCAGGATATTATTTTTGTTGGAGGAGGAAATACAAAAAGTATGTTGGCTGTTTGGAATGAATGGGGCCTTAATGATATTTTGAAAATTGGTTATGAAAAAGGTATTGTAATGAGTGGGGTAAGTGCAGGTGCTATATGCTGGTTTGATAAAGGTATAACGGATTCTTTCTCAGATAAATTGGAGGTAATTGATTGCTTAGGGATAGTAAAAGGTATTGCTTGCCCACATTATGATGAAGAAAAAGAAAGAGAGCCGTTCGTTAATGAAATAATCAAAAGTCAAAGAATTACTTCTTGTATATGTATTGAAGGTAATTGTGCTTTACATATTAAAAATGATTTTAATTATGAAACAATTAATTTTGGAGAGAATAAGAATTGTCTTAAAATCTTTAAAAAAAATGATAAATTAATTAGGAAAATACTTTAG
- a CDS encoding GNAT family N-acetyltransferase, producing the protein MNLKQITKKDQLDLKKLYFDSILSIDEKIYNKDQKRVWASQAWDNKIFDSTINAGQGWLINEKKKIIAFAARYPNNKIALLYCKGDHQRRGYGTKLVNKLEKEAKKEGVTFLSTEASLISYKLFLRNNWKIIRKEKIIIKNIIFERYKMIKNLQLINK; encoded by the coding sequence ATGAATTTAAAACAAATTACGAAAAAAGATCAACTTGATTTAAAGAAATTATATTTTGATTCAATTTTATCAATAGATGAGAAAATCTATAATAAAGATCAAAAAAGAGTTTGGGCAAGCCAAGCTTGGGATAATAAAATTTTTGATTCAACAATAAATGCTGGTCAGGGGTGGTTAATTAATGAAAAAAAGAAAATAATTGCTTTTGCCGCAAGATATCCAAATAATAAAATTGCCCTTTTATACTGCAAAGGCGATCATCAAAGAAGAGGTTATGGTACAAAGTTAGTGAATAAGTTAGAAAAGGAAGCAAAAAAAGAAGGAGTTACTTTTTTATCAACTGAGGCAAGCTTAATAAGTTATAAATTATTTCTTAGGAATAACTGGAAAATAATTCGTAAAGAAAAAATAATTATTAAAAATATAATATTTGAAAGATATAAAATGATAAAAAATCTTCAATTAATTAATAAATAA
- a CDS encoding DUF3303 domain-containing protein: protein MQLFLADCQFSDIDNQIKAYKLFIEAWENGEMAKSDKTDDFEMLFRVHAPGEGRVVCLCKAKSDKEIFEHFAPWRAKFGIHMEFTPVISCQNIVDYHKNLFNSMT, encoded by the coding sequence ATGCAATTGTTTCTTGCAGACTGTCAGTTCTCTGACATTGATAACCAAATAAAAGCCTATAAATTATTTATTGAGGCCTGGGAAAATGGGGAAATGGCTAAATCAGATAAAACAGATGATTTTGAAATGCTTTTTAGAGTTCATGCTCCAGGAGAAGGAAGAGTAGTTTGTTTGTGTAAAGCTAAAAGTGATAAGGAAATATTTGAACATTTTGCTCCATGGAGAGCAAAATTTGGAATACATATGGAATTTACACCTGTAATCAGTTGTCAAAACATTGTCGATTATCACAAAAACTTATTTAACTCAATGACTTGA
- a CDS encoding DCC1-like thiol-disulfide oxidoreductase family protein has protein sequence MNTDLTFIYDGECPFCDHFAELLELKSKINNISILDGRKNPDIVISMLKQGYDIDKGAILIKGEDIFHGAEAINKICSQINNPSGSLLKLLSNIFKSDKRTNLLFPFLVTARRFALISKGVSTSLI, from the coding sequence ATGAACACGGATCTAACCTTTATATACGATGGAGAATGCCCTTTCTGTGATCATTTCGCAGAGTTATTAGAACTTAAAAGTAAAATAAATAATATATCTATTCTTGATGGAAGAAAAAATCCAGATATTGTTATTTCGATGTTAAAGCAAGGCTACGATATTGATAAAGGGGCAATTCTTATTAAAGGTGAAGATATATTTCATGGTGCTGAAGCGATAAACAAAATATGTTCCCAGATAAATAATCCATCTGGCAGCCTTTTAAAACTCTTATCAAATATCTTCAAATCAGACAAAAGAACGAATTTATTGTTTCCTTTCCTTGTAACAGCAAGGAGATTCGCCTTGATTTCAAAAGGCGTATCAACTTCTTTGATTTAA
- a CDS encoding MBL fold metallo-hydrolase, with amino-acid sequence MSFEATYLGSNGWLIKFDKTNLIIDPWLTGDLVFPPGEWFFKGSLENDVLIKEEINIILLTQGLPDHCHVPSLKKFKKDIDIICPNSAKNILEKLGFTSIKVLKPSEKIKQQGLEIEATAGAPVPQIENGYIVKDQEGRGFYIEPHGYLDENVKTQDIDAVITPIINLELPLVGSFVKGADVLPKLINTFNPKYILSSTTGGEAKYTGLLNKFISVQEFAKEVKCNVLTLNSMDSVKI; translated from the coding sequence ATGTCTTTTGAAGCTACCTATCTAGGTTCAAATGGTTGGTTGATCAAATTTGACAAGACCAACTTAATAATAGATCCATGGCTTACTGGGGATTTGGTATTCCCCCCAGGAGAATGGTTTTTTAAAGGTTCACTAGAAAACGATGTTTTAATTAAAGAAGAAATTAATATAATTCTTTTAACGCAAGGCTTACCTGATCATTGTCATGTTCCTTCATTAAAAAAATTTAAAAAAGATATCGATATCATTTGTCCAAATAGTGCAAAAAACATTCTAGAAAAATTAGGTTTTACTTCGATCAAAGTTCTTAAACCTTCAGAAAAGATCAAACAACAGGGGTTAGAAATTGAGGCTACCGCTGGTGCTCCCGTACCTCAAATTGAAAATGGATACATAGTAAAAGATCAGGAAGGAAGAGGGTTCTACATAGAACCACATGGATATCTTGATGAAAACGTGAAAACTCAAGATATAGATGCTGTTATAACTCCAATAATTAATCTTGAATTACCTCTTGTTGGATCTTTTGTAAAAGGTGCAGATGTACTACCAAAGTTAATAAATACTTTTAATCCAAAATATATTCTTTCAAGTACTACCGGAGGAGAAGCAAAATATACAGGACTTTTAAATAAATTTATATCAGTTCAGGAATTCGCCAAAGAAGTTAAATGTAACGTATTAACTCTGAATAGTATGGATTCTGTAAAAATTTAA
- the pepN gene encoding aminopeptidase N has protein sequence MVNFTDTRTNKEYIKLSDYKSFDYEIPNIFLDFIIEDTSVTIKTELKLVKKNINTNTLILDGIDIFVEKIYLDESLLKENNYSIQKNKLLIKCIFNETFTIKIEGKIKPKENVSLLGMYESNGIITTQCEAEGFRRISYHSDRPDILSKYKVRIEANKEDYPVLLSNGNLIKANNLEDKRHEVIWEDPYPKPSYLFALVAGKLNCIKDEFYTKSNKKVEINIYVEKGDEKYVQHSINSLKKSMKWDEEKYNLEYDLSLFNIVAVRHFNMGAMENKSLNIFNSKLILANAETATDEELERIEGVIAHEYFHNWTGNRITCRDWFQLSLKEGLTVFRDQEFTADQHNRSIKRIEDAKYLRKAQFREDSGPTSHAVRPETYLEIDNFYTTTIYEKGAEIIRMLKTLVKDQNFNNGFSNFIATYDGKAATIDQFVEKVLENNKEINIEKFKTWYKQNGTPLVKFNRKWDREKEILKIKVSQINANKKNYYNERPLIIPINIGILLSSYEKINKTIILKEKEEEFIFENIKTSFDCPIITYFRNFSAPIKWETDTTFAEKLLIIEFENDYFTIYDTIKGVYKEIICKRIDKKPDTNIENKLITILKSILRNKKNINSSFLSEILSIPTFSEIESEIKRIDPIKIYKTIDELNYLFGNKLKVELLNKLKEINKNIYKVWPEGKDERKLIETIWKLLLHSKDEGIKSKIVGYVDSNSMTLSKAVLNVFTRINCPERELISKIFFEKWKKNPVVLDNWFFFKASIEIDNNQKSIEDLFKNKYFDVKSPNTLRSILMAYVTRNSLFHSIDGSGYSYIANKIIEFDKSNPIVISRFLKIFSTYKQYEDPYKKNIIRVLNHIQKNKLSSNTREVIDAILN, from the coding sequence ATGGTTAACTTTACAGACACACGTACTAATAAGGAATATATAAAATTAAGTGACTATAAATCCTTTGATTATGAAATACCTAATATTTTTTTGGATTTCATAATTGAAGACACAAGTGTAACTATTAAAACTGAGCTAAAATTAGTAAAAAAGAATATTAATACTAATACTCTTATTCTTGATGGAATAGATATATTTGTTGAAAAAATATATTTAGATGAATCCTTATTAAAAGAAAATAATTATTCAATCCAAAAAAATAAATTATTAATTAAATGCATTTTTAATGAAACTTTTACCATCAAGATTGAGGGGAAAATTAAACCAAAGGAGAATGTTTCACTTTTAGGAATGTATGAAAGTAATGGAATTATTACTACGCAATGCGAAGCAGAAGGCTTTAGAAGAATAAGTTACCATTCTGATAGACCTGATATTTTGAGTAAATATAAAGTAAGGATTGAAGCAAATAAAGAAGATTATCCAGTATTACTTTCAAATGGAAATCTAATCAAAGCTAATAATCTTGAAGATAAAAGACATGAGGTAATATGGGAAGACCCTTATCCAAAGCCCTCATATCTTTTTGCTTTAGTTGCAGGAAAACTAAATTGCATTAAAGATGAGTTTTATACTAAATCTAATAAAAAAGTAGAAATAAATATATACGTAGAAAAAGGTGATGAGAAATACGTACAGCATTCAATAAATTCTTTGAAGAAGTCTATGAAATGGGATGAAGAGAAATACAATCTCGAATACGATTTATCATTATTTAATATTGTTGCAGTAAGGCATTTTAATATGGGCGCGATGGAAAATAAAAGCCTCAATATATTTAACTCGAAATTAATACTTGCAAATGCGGAGACTGCGACTGATGAAGAGTTAGAGCGTATAGAAGGTGTAATCGCCCATGAGTACTTTCATAACTGGACGGGTAATAGAATTACTTGTAGAGATTGGTTTCAATTATCATTAAAAGAGGGTTTAACAGTATTTAGAGATCAGGAATTTACCGCAGATCAACATAATCGTTCAATAAAAAGAATTGAGGATGCAAAATACTTGAGGAAAGCACAATTCAGAGAAGACTCTGGCCCAACATCACATGCAGTCAGGCCTGAAACATATTTAGAAATAGACAATTTCTATACAACTACTATCTATGAAAAAGGAGCCGAAATAATAAGGATGCTAAAAACATTAGTAAAAGATCAAAACTTTAATAATGGTTTTAGCAATTTTATTGCAACGTATGATGGGAAAGCAGCAACTATTGATCAATTTGTTGAAAAGGTTTTAGAGAATAATAAAGAAATAAATATTGAAAAATTTAAAACTTGGTACAAACAAAATGGGACACCATTGGTTAAATTTAATAGGAAATGGGATAGAGAAAAAGAAATTCTCAAAATAAAAGTATCTCAAATTAATGCAAACAAAAAAAATTATTACAATGAAAGACCTCTAATAATTCCAATTAATATTGGAATACTTTTAAGCAGTTATGAAAAAATAAATAAGACAATTATCTTAAAAGAAAAAGAAGAAGAATTTATTTTTGAAAATATAAAGACAAGTTTTGATTGTCCAATAATTACATATTTTCGAAATTTCTCTGCTCCAATCAAATGGGAAACCGACACTACATTTGCTGAAAAATTATTAATTATAGAATTTGAAAATGATTATTTCACCATATATGACACGATAAAGGGTGTATACAAAGAAATAATTTGTAAAAGAATAGATAAAAAACCAGATACTAATATTGAAAATAAACTAATAACAATTTTAAAATCAATACTTAGGAATAAAAAAAATATAAATTCATCATTCTTATCTGAAATACTCAGTATCCCAACCTTCTCAGAAATAGAATCAGAAATAAAAAGAATTGATCCAATAAAAATTTACAAAACTATTGACGAATTAAATTATTTATTTGGCAATAAATTAAAAGTAGAACTTTTGAATAAGCTTAAAGAGATTAATAAAAACATCTATAAAGTTTGGCCAGAAGGTAAGGATGAGAGAAAACTTATTGAAACCATATGGAAGTTACTATTGCATAGTAAAGATGAAGGAATTAAAAGTAAAATAGTTGGATACGTAGATAGTAATTCAATGACACTTTCAAAAGCTGTATTGAATGTCTTCACAAGAATTAATTGCCCAGAAAGAGAATTAATCTCAAAGATTTTTTTTGAAAAGTGGAAAAAAAATCCAGTAGTTTTAGATAATTGGTTCTTTTTTAAAGCCTCCATTGAGATAGATAACAATCAAAAAAGTATTGAAGATCTTTTTAAAAACAAATATTTTGATGTCAAATCACCTAATACTTTAAGATCTATATTAATGGCTTACGTAACAAGAAATTCTTTATTCCACTCCATAGATGGATCAGGATATAGTTATATAGCAAATAAAATTATAGAGTTTGATAAATCAAATCCAATAGTAATTTCTCGTTTTTTAAAAATATTTAGTACCTACAAACAATATGAAGATCCTTATAAAAAAAATATAATTAGAGTTCTAAATCATATACAAAAAAATAAACTCTCATCAAATACAAGAGAAGTAATAGATGCCATTTTAAATTAA
- a CDS encoding photosystem II reaction centre N prot, with protein MFAIALGLGPLETITIAISAIVFIAAFTWVSIKGDLRELANELIDEKTEKEEN; from the coding sequence ATGTTTGCAATTGCATTAGGTTTAGGTCCTTTAGAGACAATTACAATAGCAATATCAGCTATAGTTTTCATTGCCGCTTTTACATGGGTATCAATTAAAGGTGATTTGAGAGAACTTGCAAACGAACTTATTGACGAGAAGACTGAAAAAGAAGAGAATTAA